Proteins encoded by one window of Nitrospirae bacterium CG2_30_53_67:
- a CDS encoding TIGR00725 family protein gives MMLQIGVIGSGRDEEKTNRTALEVGREVARAGAVLICGGLGGVMESAARGAHEEKGITVGILPGENRGEANAYIDISIPTDLGHARNAIVVRVSDALIAVGGEYGTLSEIAFALKMGKPVVGLDTWEIRGVRQAGSAKEAVSTALGLLKK, from the coding sequence ATGATGTTACAAATCGGGGTTATCGGCTCAGGCCGGGATGAAGAAAAGACCAACCGCACGGCCCTGGAGGTCGGCCGGGAGGTGGCGCGGGCCGGGGCGGTCCTGATCTGCGGGGGGCTGGGCGGCGTCATGGAGTCTGCAGCCCGCGGCGCGCATGAGGAGAAGGGGATCACGGTCGGGATCCTTCCAGGGGAGAATAGGGGAGAAGCCAACGCCTATATTGATATTTCCATTCCCACGGATCTCGGCCATGCCAGGAATGCCATCGTGGTCAGGGTCTCGGACGCCCTGATCGCCGTGGGCGGGGAATACGGGACCTTGTCCGAGATCGCCTTTGCCCTGAAGATGGGAAAACCGGTCGTGGGGCTGGACACCTGGGAGATCCGAGGCGTGAGGCAGGCCGGCAGTGCAAAAGAAGCGGTCAGCACGGCGCTCGGCCTCCTGAAGAAATAA